GGACTTACCGCCCTCCCCGAAGAACTGCAAGCAATGCATTGGCTGACCAACCTTGATCTTGATGACAACAGTATTCAGGATATTTCCTCGTTGACAAAGCTCACCAAACTGCGATCATTAGGGTTAAGTATGAATAAAATACAGGACCTGTCCCCTCTTGAAAATCTTAGTCAACTCCGTTCATTAAAACTATTCAGTAATGAAGTTCAGGACATCTCTCCTCTAAAAAATCTCAGACATCTCAAAGAACTGGACCTGATCTACAACCATATTGAGGACATCAGTAACTTGAATAAGCTTACCCAACTTCAAGAGTTAGAATTAGGAGATAACAGGATTGAGAATATTGAACCACTGGCTTCATTAGTCAAGTTAGAAGAGTTATGGCTTTATCGAAATTCGATCCAGGATTTATCTCCCCTTCAGGAACTGCGTAATCTTAAAAAATTAGATCTGGACAAAAACCCCATACAAGACCTGTCTCCGTTGTTGTCCTTACCACAACTCGAATACCTGGGCCTGCAACAATTGGGCCTCAAAGACCTCTCCCCCTTACTGCCCCTACTTCAACGCACCTCTATGGAAGTTATCATGGACAAAAGAAACGAAGAGTTGAACCTACGAGGAAATGAAATCCTGAAACCTCCCCTTGAGATTGTCGAGCAAGGTCGGGAAGCCATCCTGGAGTGGTTTGAAGCCAATAAGACCGCACTCAATGAGGTCAAACTCATCCTGATCGGCGATCCCAAAGCAGGTAAAACATCGATTCTCCGCCGACTGAAAGATGGCACATTCAACAAAGATGAACCCCAAACAGACGGGATCAACATCGAGGACATCCACTTTGGTGATTGTGATAACTTTGATGGTGAAGGTGCATTGAAAGACATCACTGGTCACTTCTGGGATTTTGGCGGTCAGGAAATCATGAACTCCACGCATCAGTTTTTCCTGACCAAACGCTCTGTCTACCTCCTGGTACTCAATGCGAGAAATGACAACCAGGTAGCCAATCAGGTGCGGAACTGGGTACAGCGCATCCGGGCCACGGGTGGCGATTCGCCTATCATCGTTGTGGCCAACCAAATCGACGTAAATCGTGGCTTTGGCTTTGAGAACGAATCGATCCTCCGTAAAGACTTCCCTCAGATCAAGGCCTTTCTCAAAGTGTCTTGCGATACCGGTGAAAACATGGAGTCCCTGATCGCTGAGTTGGAAGCATGGATCCCGCAAGCGGAATTGTTCCGTACAGAAGTAGACGAAAAGTGGTTACCTATCAAAGACCGGATGGAAAAAGAAACGGCGGAGAAACGGTACCTGACGGAGGATCGTTTTCTGCAGATCTGCAAAGACCTGAACCCTACGTCCCGGAAGAGTCTGGTTACCTTCTTGCATGACCTGGGATTACTGCTTCATTTTGAAGGGTTAGGCCAGATCCTGGAGGAATATTACGTATTGGACCCCAACTGGATCACCTACGGTGTGTATCAAATCCTCACTTCCAACTTTGCCGGCAGTTGCAAAGGCATCGTACCCGTAGACCGACTGGATTACATCGTGAACGAGGAGCCTGATAAGTTGTACCTGTATCAAACCGAGAACTTCGTAAAAACCCACTACAGTCCCGCTCAACGGACGTTTCTCGTGGACATCCTGCATGAGTTTAAGCTTTGCTTTTATGTCAACGATCGGCAGCACTTCATCGTGCCGGATTTATTAGAAACGGAAGCGTCGCCAGAAGTGACGGAACCCATCCGAAATGCTTCCGACGCCCTTCGGTTTGTCTATGAATATACCTATCTGCCGAAATCGATCATCCCAGAGATCATGGTAGAAGCCCACCATATGCTGGCCAATATCTGGCGAACCGGTTGTCTGCTGACTTACGAAGACAGCACCGCCCTGATCAATGCAGATCAAAATCGCATCTACATCACGGTGGTGGGCACGCATAAAAAGAAACGTGAATTCCTGTCCGTCTTGCGCTACCAGTTGGATCAGATCAACAGCAAGCTGAGTGATCCACCAAAGATGCTCATCCCGCTACCGGGCTTACCGAACGATATGGTGAGCTATAAAAGGCTGCTTAGCCTGGAGCGTGCTCGTCAGGAAGAATACCCGCACTACTCGGAAGCCACCGACGAAACCACGACCTTCCTCATTTCAAAACTACTGGAAGGCATCACACCCTTCAACGACATGGCAGCTGTCCGAAAGGAAATGGACAAACTAAGTTCCAAAATAGATAAGGCTCAATCTGGCATTGACCAACTCATCCAAACGCAGGAACAGCACTTTGAAACGCTCACGATGCAACTGGGGCCGGAATGGAAAGAGGCCATCATTAATGATCTGGAAGCGGTGCAACCCCACCATGCAGAATCCATGGTCAGGGAGGTAACTCAGGCACTGGCCACCGCATTCGAGTTGCATCATGCGGATATGAATGAAGAACTACAGACCATCTACCAAAACCTGAAGACTGCTCCCAGCAATACCCAGCTGAAGCTAAAGGTTGCGCTGCCACTGCTGCCTAATATCGTCAGTATCGAAGGGGAATTTGACTTGAAGGAATGGGGAAATAAGATGTATGAGAAGTATAAGCTGCCGCTTTTTAAGATGATGGGGAAGATTGGGTAGCAAATGCCCCAATGCCATTTAGCTAAGGTAAAGGACCGTCATTGCGATGCAAAAAAGCAATCTCAAATACTGTTTCGAAGCAGAAATGTAGAATAGACTGCTTCAATTCTTCGCAGTGACGAATCTTAGCTTAATGGCATTGCCAGATTCCGTTACGATTGCACTTTGGTCTCGGTAACGTTTTTCCTTCTGTAAGCAATTCCAGCCTTTTCCGGCCAGCAGTCACGGATGACGGCCTTAAATAATTTCCGTCATTCCGGTCATCATTGTAGTCTCTCACGACTAGTACTAATTGAAATTGATGTACCGCTAGGCGGCCCTGCGGAATCTCACGAATATCAGTTGTTACTTCATTTGATGAGATTTCCCTATGATCATTGAACAAGTATACAGATGGAAGAATGTACTGTGATCCGGGGAATGACGGTTCAGAATATGTAAACTTGCCTCATGCACCTCTTCTACAAACCGGACCTGAAAGAAAACGCTACGCTGGAAGGCGATGAGTTTCATCATTGTGTGAAAGTCTTGCGGCATCAGGCAGGTGATGTGGTATTCATGACCGATGGTCAGGGGGCCATGGCGAAAGTGACCATTGACGGCATTTCCAAATCAGCACTCCAATTCTCCGCCATCGAGCGACTGGACCAACCAGCCAAACCTTTTGGGGTGCACTTGTTCATTTGCCCGACCAAGAACTTTGACCGGATGGAGTGGATGGTGGAAAAAGCCGCTGAGATACAGGTCGATGAAATTACGTTCATCAATTCCAGAAATTCGGAAAGACCCAAAGCCAATCTGGGGCGATTGGAAAAGAAAGCAGTGAGTGCGTTGAAGCAATCAAAAAGCGCGTGGAAAATGCAGATCAATACCATTCAGCCTTTTGATCAAGTAATCGAGAAACTGACTGGTGAGTCTTTTTTAGCTTATGTGGAAGAGAAGCAGCAGGCATTGAAAGACAGCATCTCTCCGGACAAACAAGTGAACCTATTCATCGGTCCTGAGGGAGATTTTACCCCTGAGGAAGTGGCGTTAGCGAAGGCAAAAGGCATCCAGCCTGTGAGCCTTGGAAAGTCTGTACTTCGCACGGAAACCGCTGGCCTATTGGCGTGCCATACCGTGAACCTGATGAATGGTTTTTAGCAGATCGAAATAATGATTAGACCAGACGAAATGCACATGTGGGTTTCATAGAGACTATCTGACTTCTCATGCTACCTCATAATCGCTCATGGGAGAACGATACCTGTCATGCGACCTGAACCACCCTTCATGGCGGTAATCTGATGTCTCATGCCACTATCTACACCTTCATGGGAGCATAAACACGCGTCATGCCACCTACATGGCTCTTCATGGGAGTTTAAACATGTATCATGGCATCTATGTGGCCCTTCATGGGCGCATCGATACCCTCCATGCCTACTCAATTACTTGTCATGGTCACCATGGCGCCTCAAACTACTCCCATGACGGAATAAAATTTGGCATGAGTATAGAAATATTAGCATGGCGAAATAAAAATTGGCATGAGCAAACACCGAGGTGGCATGACGGACAAGATTAGCGGCTTGGGCACTTTTGTGTTGGCATGAAGCATGGTCACAGCGGCATGGCGACTTGTGATGACGGCATTCGTATATACCATGGTAGCGTGATGGACTGTTGGAGGGTTTGCTACCTCGCAATCAAAAGTTTGTCACTCTTCAATTGGTTTCGGAACTGATAGATGATCGTGTAGATTCCTCTTGGTGTGCCTTGAGGCAAATAGATTTCCTGGTCTTCATCGGAGGCTTCTATATGTTGGCTGAAGACCTTCTGACCTGACAAACTCACCACTGACAGAACGACTTCTTCTCCTTCACGGAAGCCCTCCATACTGACATGGAATCGTCCGTCTGTTACTGGATTTGGATAAACTTCGAAAGCTGCTTCTTCAAAGAACTCCTGCACCGTTACTGCAATGATCGGACTGTACTCAAACTGGCCATCATAATCCACCTGTCGGAAACGATAATAGTTGATGCCTGGTAGTGGTTGATCATCAATGAAACGATACGCATTTCGGAACTCTGTGGTACCATTGCCGGCAACCTCACCGATATAGATGAAAGAAGAAGCATCTTCAGACCATTCGATCTCGAACCGATCATTGTTCAATTCTGCTGCCGTTTCCCAATTAAGAATCACGATCTTATCCTCAGCTACGCCCTTAAAAGAGAGTAAGGTCACTGGTGTAACTACATCAGGGGTAGTCCCGGCCGTACCTGTACTAAAAGTGGTAAGGTTTTGCCACAAGATGGTGTTATTGACAACATCCACGGTATAGTTAGGGAACATACTGGTATCCGCATCCACATTGAATTTGATCGGCACCAGGTCTGCTTCATTTCCAATCACGTCCGCATCATCGTAGTGCATGGTGATGTCATAGGTAGCAGCCGTAACATTAACAGGCTCAAAGGTCCATTGTCGGGCCAAATGTGCACGGGTATCGTCCACACTTGGATGTGCTGAATTCGCAACCTGCAAATTCAATTGAGGATCACTACCAGTCAGGCTGCTGGCCTGAAACTCGAACGGCGTATAATTTCCAGAACCATCTCCTATCGGGAATTGATAATTCGTACCGCTGGCAACAGACCATCTGACACCACCATTGCCTCCCGCTTCGATGTAAGCACTGCTACTTCCGGTAATCGCCGAAGCGGAATTGTTAGTGACGATCAGCAATTCGTTTCCTAACTCCAGGTTGTTACTCAATAATTGCAGTTGTGAGGATACTTCAACGGTATCATTCAGAATCAATTTACCCGCAGGTTTATCAACAATCAGGTTAGCAAAGGTGATTTTTTCATTGGTCGGAGAAATGGTCTGATCCCCCGTAGTACCATTGAACCGTACCGTGGCTGATCCAAATTGAAAATCAGCATCTACCGAATTGTTCCAATCTCCTTGAATGTTCAGGTTGTTGCCATCTAAAACGAGGCAAGGGTTATTGTTGATAGTAAAGTCATTCTCAACCAGTGTTTGACTTCTCAAATGTCTTGGTCCCTGACCGGAAAGGATCATGTTGTAATAAACCAGCGGCTGAATAAAGATCGGATCCCCGGAACTGCGGTATTCTACGGTTCCTGTACCCCACATGAATGTCGTGGTGTCTTCTGCCGGCATTCCGAATCCTAAAATGATCAAGGAATCGGTAACAGTCAATTTATGCGTTCCTAGCGCCAGACGGCCCCGCTCCGAAGGAACGGCACTGTCCAAACCGATCACCTGACTAGCAGTCACATCCTGATCCAGGGTAACCGTAGCTTGTAGCAAGGCGGGCTCATCTTCCTGTGGCACACCCAGCAACCACGTGCTTGCATCGTTCCAGTTTCCGTCATTGATGGCCACATTTCGAGCCATGGCTATAGTAAATACATCACCATCGGCAACATTCACTGTATCGGAGAACGCATAAGTCCCAAAGCGATCATATAGTCGATAGAAAGTCAGGTCACCATCCCCTACATCGGTAAAGTCTCCATCCTGATCATTGTCCACAATCACAAAATAGGAGTTGTATCCATCAGGTTGTGCCGGTAGCTGGGTAGTATCCACCATGATTCGAAAATTTCCGATTTCACCCGCTTCTTCTACTAACCACTCCCGGTCCACGCGCTGAACGAAATTGCCAAAAGACATGGAAACTTCCGTATTATTGAACGATCCCATGGAAGCGCCATCGTGGCCGATCACGATGTACTCACCATCCGTAAGGCCGGTTGGATTTTGAACTTGCAGCATCTGATCCGAACTTCGGGCGATCAGGTGTCGGTTGGTCACATCATCCCGTCCAATTCCGAAAATATCATTGGGGTGCGTCGCATCGTTGGCATCAGGATAAATATCATCTGTGGTAACCGAGATACCGTATTTGCCTTCATAGTATGAAGCCAATAATTTTTGCTGGAAGGTATTAGCATTCCTTTCATTAAAATGAACGATCTCCCCGATCTCTCCTTGAAAATGATCCCCTTCCGTATCGTTCTGTACGGTGACACCAAATTTGGTTCCGTTTCTGGTTGCCCCGATTCCAATCAACCCTCCGTGTGCATTCAATAAAGCGGTCACGCCAGTGTTATTACCTGAGAAAGCACCACCAATGGATTTGTACCCTGAAGCTCGAATCTCACCATCCAATTGGTCCAGTTCAAATAGTGCATAAACCGATTCATTGGCTACAATGGAAGTAGTCACATCAATGTAGTTCCAACCTGTACTTGTACTCCATGCACTGAAATGCAGGGTGCCAGATTCGAGCCAGACATTCAATCCATTGCCCGTTCCTCCTTGTTCATAAATCACCTGACGATCTGTGACATTAGCTCCAGCTCTGAAAACTAATCCGATGCTTTTCTGTACATAGTTACTTGGTGACGTATTGATCAGATTGTCATTATCCATCAGCAAGTCATCACTATTGGCACTGGTAAAGTCGATCAATGCCTGACCATTTAATGCATTGGTCAAATAATTTGGTGAAGAAGTAGAGCCGGTAGTATCATAAGCGTGATGATTCAAACCTGACTGATCCCTCCAGAAGAACACATTATCTCCGTTTGTGGCAGGTGTTGTTCCTGTTGGCTCATTAAATACATCAAGGTCGGATCTCAACCAGAAAGCCATTTCAGAACCGGTAAGGTTTCTACCAACTCCACCGGGTCCGATTGGTCCTAAGCCTCCATCATCATCAATGATCGTGAACGTATGCTGGGTCGTTGCTCCAAGCGTGGCGTTCATGGGATTAGAAATGTCAATGATCAGCGTCTCGTCCGTTTCTACGATCTGGTCATTGAACAAGGTCAAATTGATGTTACCCGAAGTTTGTCCGGCGGTAATGGTAACGGTGCTTCCTACCAAATTGTAATCACCACCTGCTCCTACAGCAGTAGACGCTCCGTTTACGGCATAGTCAATTGTTACATCCAGGAAGCTGGCCGCAGAAAGATTGACCGGAATACTGACAGAAGTCACGCCTTCCGAACCTGAAGAAACAGGATTACCGAAGCTGACAGTCGGTGGATCATCATTGTCTTGAATGGTATAAGTATAGACCAGTGTATCTCCTAGACCAGTGTTTGATCCACCAGTAAGGGTAATCACAATGGTTTCCAGGTCTTCATCCGTCATGTCGTCATTGATCGGAATAGAGATGGTCTCCAGCGTGTCCGATGCCACAAAAGTCAAGGTGTCGGGCGTTGCCAATTCAAAATCAAGTCCAGTACCATTTGAAGCCGTACCACTCACTGAGTAATAGACCTCCGTTGGATTGATGTCATCACGTTCGCTCAGAAATACATCCAGCAGAATAGGGGTCTGATCCTCAGTATTCGTACTGTCTGCATTGGCCAGGTTTACTTTCAGGGACTGATCAGAATCATTGATGGTAAACGTATGAACGGAATTGGCACCCAATACCGCTCCAACAGGAGGATTGCTCAAAGTAACGGTAAAGTTTTCATCACTTTCCACAGCCGTATCATTGATCAATGTCACAGGAATGGTCTGTGTTTGATTACCCGTGCCTACAGTAATTGAGCCACTGGCCAACGTATAATCTGTTCCTGAACCCGTGGCTGTTCCATCTGCTACGGTGTAGTCTAGTGTCAGGTCTTCCTGCGTCACATAGTTCAGGGAAACTTCGATGCTGGCAGGCGAATCATTCTCCAGGGTATTACTGGCTGCTTGGGTGAATTGAAGGACTTTTCTCGCAAGCCCAATGGTAAAGTATTTTCCGCCGGATAAATCCACTCCATTCAGGGAGTACTCACCAGGAGTCTCCTGTGCTAATTGATAGACCGTAGCCCCTGACGTAAAATCTCCATCATCATCCACCATCAGCACATAATTGGCCGGAAAGCCACTAGGGGGAGAACTGAGATTACTACTGGTCAATGTAAGTTTCACCGTACCTACATCTCCAGTCTCACTTGCCCTCCATTCACGACTTAGGCGACGGAAATCTGAGCTATTACTATTAGGAAGATCTGTTTCTACCCAATCATTTACCGTTCCATTGTCATGGCCGATGAGCAAGAATTCATTATCACCCAGGTCGGAAGGATTATTCATTCTGATGATCCCTGGGCCCTGGGCATCGCTGTGTGTATTGGCAGCATCAACCCGACCGATCCCAAAAACATCATAACCGTGAGTGGCTTCATACGTGAATACATCTTCCGCAGCTATATCTATGTCGTACTTCGCCGATAAATAATTATAGACGATCCGTCTTTGTGCTTGATTGTAGATGATATTGGTCACAATCAACTCCCCTACATTTCCAGCAAATGGATCCGGGCCAGCCGAACTGCTAAGGTCATGGTAGACAGTCGTCCCCAACACGCCACCAATGGCTACACGATCAGGGTGAGTAAACAATCTACCGGCACCTGTTAATTCTAATAAGTTTTCTCCGTTGAGGGAAGCGCGTACATCCCCATCAAAGCCGCCTCCATCCACGTCAAAGTCATACTGTAAAAGCACAAAGTAGTTGGTATTTGGAGCCAAAGGCCTGCGCACGTTCACAGTAAATGGTGGTGTGGCTTGTGGCCAGGGAGTGGTCGCTCCACCATCATCATTGTTTTGATTCCAGCCACCAATGTACAATTCGCCATTCAAAATGTAAATACTCAACCCACGAACACCTCCACCTTCTTCGTACAACATCTGACGCATGTTGATGTCTACTGGGGTTCGGAAAGACATGAAGATTGTCTTGTTATCATAAGGGCCGGCCGTATTGATGTCATCGGAAACACCGATCTCCAACACATCATCTGTTCCATCAAAGACGAATGCGGGTCGGTTATTCATGGTATTTTCTACAAACAGCGGCTGATTGTTTCCAGTAGCCTGAAAAGCATCATTGTCGTTGGTGGTCTGATCTTCCCATCTGCTTACAGGCGAACCATTTGTCAATCCAGAATTTGTATCGTCCGAACGTAGCCAGACTGCCGTTTGTGCATCAAGGTTCCCTACTCCTCCAGGTCCGCGGAATCCAGCACCATCATTGTCCAAAATAGTATAGGTAAGGCTGGCATTAGCACCTAAAGTAGCATTTGGAGAGGGGTCATTCAAAGTAATGATCAGGGTCTCATCCGGTACTTCCTCTAACTGATCATTGATTACGGTAAAACGAAGGCTATCAGTGGTACTTCCCGCAGGAATCACTAATGAAGTTGTTCCAAATTGAAAATCCGTGTTCTCTACCGCATTACCACCAGTTGCACCGAAAGAAACAGTGATATCCTTACCCGATACGGAAGAAAGCTGTAATGCGAGATCCACAGTCTGAAACGACTCATCTCCCGATTGGGTGGTACTGACAAACTCCACTGACGGGGGAAGATCATTGTCCTGAATGGTCAAGGTAAAGGTAGCAGTATCGCCGACGGTGGTGTTGGTTCCTCCAACAATAGAAACTTCAACGGTTTCATCATTCTCATCAATCAAATCATCAATCAAATTGATCGGTAAGATCTCTACGGTATCGCCTGC
This DNA window, taken from Cytophagales bacterium, encodes the following:
- a CDS encoding RsmE family RNA methyltransferase is translated as MHLFYKPDLKENATLEGDEFHHCVKVLRHQAGDVVFMTDGQGAMAKVTIDGISKSALQFSAIERLDQPAKPFGVHLFICPTKNFDRMEWMVEKAAEIQVDEITFINSRNSERPKANLGRLEKKAVSALKQSKSAWKMQINTIQPFDQVIEKLTGESFLAYVEEKQQALKDSISPDKQVNLFIGPEGDFTPEEVALAKAKGIQPVSLGKSVLRTETAGLLACHTVNLMNGF
- a CDS encoding COR domain-containing protein encodes the protein MSERALELIEAEKQNKTGRLYLTKTGLTALPEELQAMHWLTNLDLDDNSIQDISSLTKLTKLRSLGLSMNKIQDLSPLENLSQLRSLKLFSNEVQDISPLKNLRHLKELDLIYNHIEDISNLNKLTQLQELELGDNRIENIEPLASLVKLEELWLYRNSIQDLSPLQELRNLKKLDLDKNPIQDLSPLLSLPQLEYLGLQQLGLKDLSPLLPLLQRTSMEVIMDKRNEELNLRGNEILKPPLEIVEQGREAILEWFEANKTALNEVKLILIGDPKAGKTSILRRLKDGTFNKDEPQTDGINIEDIHFGDCDNFDGEGALKDITGHFWDFGGQEIMNSTHQFFLTKRSVYLLVLNARNDNQVANQVRNWVQRIRATGGDSPIIVVANQIDVNRGFGFENESILRKDFPQIKAFLKVSCDTGENMESLIAELEAWIPQAELFRTEVDEKWLPIKDRMEKETAEKRYLTEDRFLQICKDLNPTSRKSLVTFLHDLGLLLHFEGLGQILEEYYVLDPNWITYGVYQILTSNFAGSCKGIVPVDRLDYIVNEEPDKLYLYQTENFVKTHYSPAQRTFLVDILHEFKLCFYVNDRQHFIVPDLLETEASPEVTEPIRNASDALRFVYEYTYLPKSIIPEIMVEAHHMLANIWRTGCLLTYEDSTALINADQNRIYITVVGTHKKKREFLSVLRYQLDQINSKLSDPPKMLIPLPGLPNDMVSYKRLLSLERARQEEYPHYSEATDETTTFLISKLLEGITPFNDMAAVRKEMDKLSSKIDKAQSGIDQLIQTQEQHFETLTMQLGPEWKEAIINDLEAVQPHHAESMVREVTQALATAFELHHADMNEELQTIYQNLKTAPSNTQLKLKVALPLLPNIVSIEGEFDLKEWGNKMYEKYKLPLFKMMGKIG